From Vicugna pacos chromosome 6, VicPac4, whole genome shotgun sequence, a single genomic window includes:
- the PYGO1 gene encoding pygopus homolog 1: MSAEQEKDPISLKRVRGGDSGLDGLGGPGVQLGSPDKKKRKTNTQGPSFPPLSEYAPPPNPNSDHLVAANPFDDNYNTISYKPLPSSNPYLGPGYPGFGGYSTFRMPPHVPPRMSSPYCGPYSLRNQPHPFPQNPLGMGFNRPHAFNFGPHDNSSFGNPSYNNALGQNVNMPNQHFRQNPAENFNQIPPQNASQVSNPDLASNFVPGNNSNFSSPLESNHSFIPPPNTFGQAKAPPPKQDFSQGATKNTNQNSSAHPPHLNMDDTVNQSNIELKNVNRNNAVNQENSRSSSTEATNNSHANGTQNKPRQPRGAADTCTTEKSNKSSLHPSRHGHSSSDPVYPCGICTNEVNDDQDAILCEASCQKWFHRICTGMTETAYGLLTAEASAVWGCDTCMADKDVQLMRTRETFGPPAVGSDA; this comes from the exons ATGTCAGCAGAACAGGAGAAGGATCCCATTTCGCTGAAGAGAGTTCGAG gtggTGATAGTGGACTGGATGGGTTAGGAGGACCAGGTGTACAACTAGGAAGCCCAGATAAGAAAAAACGCAAGACAAACACACAG GGGCCTTCTTTTCCTCCGTTGTCTGAGTATGCTCCGCCACCGAATCCAAACTCTGACCATCTAGTAGCTGCTAATCCATTTGATGACAATTATAATACTATTTCCTATAAACCACTACCTTCTTCAAATCCGTATCTTGGCCCTGGGTACCCTGGCTTTGGAGGCTATAGCACATTCAGAATGCCACCACACGTTCCTCCAAGAATGTCTTCCCCATACTGTGGTCCTTACTCACTCAGGAATCAGCCACACCCATTTCCTCAGAATCCTTTGGGCATGGGTTTTAATCGACCTCATGCTTTTAACTTTGGGCCACACGATAATTCAAGTTTTGGAAATCCATCTTATAATAATGCACTAGGTCAGAATGTTAACATGCCTAATCAACATTTTAGACAAAATCCTGCTGAAAACTTCAATCAGATTCCTCCACAGAATGCAAGCCAAGTATCTAACCCTGACTTGGCGTCTAACTTTGTCCCTggaaataattcaaattttaGTTCTCCATTAGAATCTAATCATTCTTTTATTCCTCCCCCAAACACTTTTGGTCAAGCAAAAGCACCACCCCCAAAACAAGACTTTAGTCAAGGAGCAACcaaaaacactaatcaaaatTCCTCTGCTCATCCACCTCACTTAAATATGGATGACACAGTGAATCAGAgtaatattgaattaaaaaatgttaatcgAAACAATGCAGTAAACCAAGAGAACAGCCGCTCAAGTAGCACTGAAGCTACAAACAACAGCCATGCAAATGGGACACAGAATAAGCCACGACAACCTAGAGGTGCTGCAGATACATGCACCACTGAGAAAAGCAATAAATCCTCTCTCCACCCAAGCCGTCATGGCCATTCTTCCTCTGACCCAGTGTATCCTTGTGGAATTTGTACAAATGAAGTGAATGATGATCAGGATGCTATCCTGTGTGAAGCCTCTTGTCAGAAGTGGTTTCATCGGATCTGCACTGGAATGACTGAAACAGCTTATGGCCTCCTAACAGCAGAAGCATCAGCGGTATGGGGCTGTGATACCTGTATGGCTGACAAAGATGTTCAGTTAATGCGCACTAGAGAGACTTTTGGTCCACCTGCAGTGGGCAGTGATGCTTAA